The following coding sequences lie in one Acropora palmata chromosome 3, jaAcrPala1.3, whole genome shotgun sequence genomic window:
- the LOC141877763 gene encoding uncharacterized protein LOC141877763, with protein sequence MAAVCFCCRSHVQCCSCYYFSEDRNWSKTLRNFPKISILTCSDWLAQGGKKNAGEKSYKFFREGDQEPSLSMNTVFGNVPLGACLAYQLQDHGRPNTRFVSNRIRGSFVTAVQCSEFIDLPVGIDDKTSFDLTELNMLNQPDLTSFFTDHIVIDKSESYSLEQRTVLQGESAEWVEQHKFRLTASNFGKVYSRIQRPSESMLKSIFCPKDLSNVRAISHGKGKEKVARTIYARKMQQQVPGFAIFDAGISVHPKFPYLGATPDGKVFDPSSSSKFGLLEIKCPFSKRGDTLDQASSDPHFYIKKVGADFFLKKTHSYYAQVQGQLALTGLPWCDFCVYLSGSNEMCVDRIHFDSDYWENELLPKLKNFFFNSALSFIVGKAKRAQSCSRTNEELVLVGSHT encoded by the exons atggcggctgtatGCTTTTGTTGTCGGAGTCATGTGCAGTGCTGTTCGTGTTATTACTTTAGTGAGGACAgaaattggtcaaaaaccttGAGAAATTTCCCTAAAATCAGTATTTTGACTTGTTCAGACTGGCTTGCACaaggaggaaagaaaaatgcaggTGAAAAGAGCTACAAGTTCTTTCGAGAAGG TGACCAAGAACCATCTTTATCGATGAACACAGTATTTGGAAATGTTCCGCTTGGTGCTTGCTTGGCATATCAGTTACAGGACCATGGTCGACCCAACACAAGGTTTGTCAGTAACCGTATAAGGGGCAGTTTTGTTACTGCCGTGCAGTGTTCTGAGTTTATTGATCTTCCAGTTGGTATTGACGACAAGACATCCTTTGATTTGACTGAACTGAACATGTTAAACCAGCCTGACCTGACTTCTTTCTTCACTGACCACATAGTTATAGATAAAAGTGAGTCTTACTCTTTAGAACAGAGAACAGTGTTGCAGGGTGAATCAGCTGAATGGGTGGAACAGCATAAGTTCAGGCTTACTGcatcaaattttggaaaagtttATTCAAGGATTCAGAGGCCTTCAGAGTCAATGCTGAAAAGTATTTTTTGCCCCAAGGATTTGTCTAATGTAAGAGCTATTTCACATGggaagggaaaagaaaaagttgcacGAACAATATATGCCAGAAAAATGCAACAGCAAGTACCAGGTTTTGCAATATTTGATGCTGGTATTTCCGTTCATCCAAAATTTCCTTATCTTGGTGCAACCCCAGATGGAAAAGTGTTTGATCCATCATCAAGCAGCAAATTTGGATTGCTGGAGATAAAGTGTCCTTTTTCAAAACGAGGGGATACACTTGATCAAGCATCATCAGATCCACacttttatattaaaaaagtCGGAGCTGATTTTTTCCTTAAGAAAACCCATTCCTATTACGCTCAAGTACAAGGGCAGTTGGCCCTCACTGGGTTACCATGGTGTGATTTTTGTGTATATTTGTCAGGCTCTAATGAAATGTGTGTGGACAGAATTCATTTTGATTCTGATTACTGGGAAAATGAGCTACTGCCCAAATTGAAGAACTTCTTTTTCAATTCTGCACTTTCATTTATTGTTGGGAAAGCAAAGAGAGCTCAAAGCTGTTCAAGAACCAATGAAGAATTAGTACTTGTAGGTAGCCACACATAG